TGCGCAGGACGGTCTCCTCCAGGGCCGCGAGGTCCACCCCCGGGCCCCCGGTCCTGCCGTCCAGCAGCGGGGCGGCCCGCAGCGAGCGGACCATCTCGCGGGCGTCGCGGTCGCTGAGGGGGGTGACGCGGTGGGCGACGTCCGCCATGAGGTCGGCGTAGTCCCCGGTGAGGCCGAAGGCGACCACCGGGCCGAAGACCGGGTCGGCACGGACCGTGAGGAACGCGTCGGGTCCGGGGCCCGGTTCACTCCCGTGTACGGCGATCCCGTACGAGGCGAGCAGTTCGGCGGCGACCGCCGCGGGGACCGGCCCGGGGGCACAGGCGGCGATCAGCGTGCGGGCCCGCTCGGCGTCGACTCCCGCGAGGTCGGGTACGACGCCCGCGGGGGTGCTGCGCCAGGTCTGGTAGGCCGCCGCGTGTCCGAGCGAGGTGGCAGCGGCCTCGGGGAACGTGTACGTCGGTACCACCAGGTCGCCCCTGTGCAGAAGGTCGGCGACGCCCGCACCGCCCAGGAAGCTGGCCAGCACGGGCTTGTCGGGCCGGGCCGCGGCCGCGTCGAGGATCGCCGACGCCACCTCGTCGGGCTTGTCCGCCAGCGGCGGCATGAACAGGACGACGGCCGCGTCGATGCCGTCGTCCGCCAGAGCGGCGTCCAGCGCCTGCCGGTAGTGGGCGGCGGTGGCGGTGGGTGTCAGGTCGATCGGGTTGGAGACGTCGGCGTGGGGCGCGAGGGCCGGACGGAGCGTCTGCCGGGTGCGCTCACCGAGCGCGGGCACGCACAGGCCGCTCGCCGCGCACGCGCCGACCGTCAGAGCCGCCGGGCCGCCCGCGTTGGTGATCACGGCGACCCGGTCGCCGGGCGGGGGAGGCTGGTGGGCGAGCAGCAGGGCGACGTCGAACAGCTCTTGGAGGCTGCGGGTACGGATCACACCGGACTGGGCGAACAGCGAGCTCACGGTCGAATCGGCGTGGCCCGGATGGACCGCGACGATGGGTTTGCGCGGTGCGACCCGGCGGGCGACGCGGGCGAACCGGCGCGGATCGCCGAAGGTCTCGACGTGCAGCAGGATCACCGACGTCCCCGGGTCCTCCTCCCACCACTGGAGCAGTTCGTCGGTGGAGACGTCGACGGCGTGGCCCACCGACACGAAGCCGGAGAAGCCGAGCCGCAGCCGCCGGGCGAAGTCGAGCACCGCGAGCCCGAGCGGCCCGGACTGGCTGGACATCGCCACCCGGCCGGGCGTCGGCAGGGCGGGCGAGAAGGTCGCGGCCAGTCGCGCCGCCGGGGTGGTGTTGACCACGCCCATGCAGTTCGGGCCCACCAGTCGCATTCCGCAGGCGCGGGCGAAACGCGCCAGCTCCAGCTCGCCGGCCCGTCCTTCGACGCCGGTCTCTCCGAAGCCCGTCGATACGACGACCACCGCCTTGACCCCGACCTCCGCGCACTCCCTCACGACACCGGGAACGGCCTCGGCCCGTAGGGCCACCAGCGCCAGGTCCGGCGGCTCGGGCAGGTCCCGGACGCTTGCGTACGCGCGCGCCCCGGCGATCCGCTCGGCCCGCGGGTTGACGGGGAAGACGCTGCCGGCGAAGCCGCCCCGCAGCAGGTTGGCGACGATCTCGTGACCGATCGTCAGCGGGTCGCGGTTGGCGCCGATGACGGCGACCGAGCGGGGTTCGAGCAGGGGTTTGAGCGAGCGCCGTACGGCCGTCTGCTCGCGACGCTCGGCCCGCGCCACGGCCTGGGCCTGCGGGTCGACGGCGATCTCGAAGTGGATGATCTGGCCCGGCGGACCGGCTTCCGTCCGGTAGCCGGAGCCGAGGAACACGTTGATCATCCGCGTGTTGTCGGCGAGAACGTCTGCCTCCAGCACCCGGATGCCCCGTGCTCGCGCGGCGGCGGCGATGTGCTCCAGGAGCAGCCTGCCGAACCCCTCGCTCTGGTGGTCGTCCCGGATGGTGAACGTGACCTCGGCGTGTTCCGGTTCCTCCGGGTCGCGGACGTAGCGCACCAGGCCGGCGATCTCGTCACCTGCCAGGGCGACGAGCGCCAGCTCGTTGAGGTAGTCCACGTGGGCGCCCCGCCGGATGACGTCGTCGCGGGCGCGGACCACCGGACCGAGGGAGCGGTAGGCCAGGGTGGCCCGGGACAGGGTGCCGACGAAGGCGACCAGGCGGTCGGCGTCCTCCGGCCGGATGGGCCGGACGAAGGTCGACCGCCCCGTCCTGACGAGTCCGGGCCGTTCCAGGTCTTCGGGATATGAGGGATAGGAGGGATACGAGGGGTACGGGGGAGTGGTCACCGCAGTGGTTCCGCCGGCGCCGCTCAGACGGCCGCCTCCTGGGGAGTCTGCTCCGGCAGGCGGAAGAGCTCGTTGAAGGTGCCGCGGGTGACGCGCTCGCGGATGTCGTCCGGCACGCCGTCGAACAGGTCGTGGAGCGTGGACTGGGTGTGGCCGTAAGTGCCTTCCAGATGGGGGTAGTCGTCGCCCCACATCACGTTGCGGTAGCCGGTCGACTCGACGATCTCCACCGAGCTCTTGTCGTGCTGGAAGGAGGCGTACACCTGCTGCCTGATGATCTCACTGGGCAGCCGGCTCAGCTTCGGCCGGACGAACATGCCGTGCTGGCGGTAGGCCTCGTCCATCCGGTCGCCGATGGCCGGCACCCAACCCGCGCCGCCCTCCGCGATGAGGATCCTCAGGTCGGGGTGGCGGTCCAGCGCGCCGCCGGCGACCATGTGGGACACGACGCGCATGCCCGGGTAGGTGGTCTCCATGTAGTTGACGACCGCGCCGCCGGGTCCGCGGAAGACGACGTTCTGCGCGCCGGTGCCGATGTGGAAGCCGAGCACCAGGCCCGCCCGCTCGACCGCGGTCCACAACGGCTCCCAGCGGTCCAGGGCGTATTCCTCGCCCGGTCGTGTCGAACACGGCAGGAAGACCGCCTGGAAGCCCAGTTCCGCCACCCGCTCGACCTCCGCGACCGCGTCGTTGATGTCGGCCGTCGATACGCATGCCGTGGTGATGACGCGCTGGTTCCTGCGGAGGATCTCGTCGTGGGCCCAGTCGTTCCAGGCCCGTACCGTCTCCCGGGCGAGTTCCCGGTCGGTGATCGACACGAGCCAGAACCCCATGGAGGGGAAGGCCAGTTGGCCCCACACGCCCTCCTGGTCGAGGTCCTTGAGCCGGACGTTCAGGTCCCAGGCGCCCGGCGGACGCATCGCGTCCATGAAGTCGCCGAGCTGGCGGTCGATGCGCTCGCCGTCGATGTAGAGCATCTCGTACTTCTCGCCGCGCTCACTGCGCGGCGCCCGTGCGCCCAGCCGGGCGGACAACCGCGCGGTCCACACGTCGGCGGGCTCCATCACGTGGGAGTCCCCGGAGTTGACCCAGATCTTCGTCATGACACTCCTTCGGGTCAAGGCTGCACGCATCAATGGATGCAATCAGTTAGCGATTTTAGTTGTTTGGCTGGCTGAAGGGAAGGCCGGGCCGTGAAGATCAGCTCCGGCGCCGCTCGATCTCGTCCACCAGCTGCGGCAGCACCGCGAACAGGTCCCCGACCACGCCGTGGTCGGCGAGCTCGAAGATCGGTGCGTCGGCGTCCTTGTTGACGGCGACGATGGTCTTGGACGTCTGCATGCCCGCCCGGTGCTGGATCGCGCCGGAGATGCCGGCGGCGAGGTAGAGCTGTGGGGAGACCTGGGTGCCTGTCTGGCCGACCTGGTGGCTGTGCGGGTACCAGCCCGCGTCCACGGCCGCGCGGGACGCCCCGACGGCCGCACCGAGCGCGTCCGCGACCCGTTCGATGAGGGCGAAGTTCTCGGCGCCGTTCACCCCGCGACCGCCGGAGACCACGATGTCGGCCTCGGTCAGCTCGGGCCGGTCGCCGCGCTCCCGCGGTGTGCGGGACAGGACCCGGACGGCCTGCGAGGGCGGGCCGAAGGTGACGTCCTGCTTCTCGACGAGGGGTTCGGCGGGGGCGGCCTCGGGGGCGGTGGCGTTCGGCTTGACCGTGATCACCGGCACGCCCTGGGTGACGCGTGCGGTGACCTGGTACGTCGCGGCGAACGCCGACTGCTCGGTGACCGGCCCCTCGGGTCCCGCGGTGACATCGACGGCATCGGTGATGAGTCCGGAGCCGAGCCGTAGCGCGACCCTCGCGGCGATCTCCTTGCCGTCCGGCCCGGACGGCACCAGGACCGCGGCCGGGCCGGTGCGCTCGGCGAGCTGTGTGAGGGCGTCCACGGCCGGGGTGACGAGGTACTCGTCGACCTCGGGGGCGTCCACGACATGGATCTTCTGGGCGCCGTACCGGCCGAGAACCTCGGTCGCGCGGTCCGCGCCCGGCCCCAGGAAGACGGCCGAGGGTTCGCCCAAGCGGCGGGCCAGGGTGAGCAGTTCGAGGGTCGGCTTGCGTACGGCGCCGTCGACGTGGTCGACGAGGACGAGGATCTCGGCCACGGTGATGCAACTCCTTCAGGCAGGTTGTCAGGGCGGGGGCGCGGTCAGATGAACTTCTTGGTCGTGAGGAACGCGGCGAGTGCGATGCCGCCCGTCCCCTCGTCGGCGACGATCTCGCCCTTGGTGCGCGGCGGGCGTCGGGTCGCGGTGTCCACGGCCGACCGCGCTCCGGCCGGGCCGACCTGTGCGGCCTCGATGCCGAGGTCGGCGAGGCCGAAGGTCTCCAGCGGCTTCTTCTTCGCGGCCATGATCCCCTTGAAGGAGGGGTAGCGGGCGTCCCCGGAGCGGTCGGTCACCGAGACGACGGCCGGCAGGGCGCCCTGGATCCGTACGGTCGCGCTGTCTCCCTCGCGGTGCCCGGTGACGGTTCCGTCCTCGATCGCCAGGTCTTCGAGGTGGGTGACGGCCGGGACGCCGAGCCGCTCGGCCAGCAGCGCGGGCAGCACGCCCATAGTGCCGTCCGTCGAGGCCATCCCGCACAGCACGAGATCAAAGCCGTGCCGC
The window above is part of the Streptomyces sp. NBC_00425 genome. Proteins encoded here:
- a CDS encoding amidohydrolase family protein; protein product: MTKIWVNSGDSHVMEPADVWTARLSARLGARAPRSERGEKYEMLYIDGERIDRQLGDFMDAMRPPGAWDLNVRLKDLDQEGVWGQLAFPSMGFWLVSITDRELARETVRAWNDWAHDEILRRNQRVITTACVSTADINDAVAEVERVAELGFQAVFLPCSTRPGEEYALDRWEPLWTAVERAGLVLGFHIGTGAQNVVFRGPGGAVVNYMETTYPGMRVVSHMVAGGALDRHPDLRILIAEGGAGWVPAIGDRMDEAYRQHGMFVRPKLSRLPSEIIRQQVYASFQHDKSSVEIVESTGYRNVMWGDDYPHLEGTYGHTQSTLHDLFDGVPDDIRERVTRGTFNELFRLPEQTPQEAAV
- a CDS encoding electron transfer flavoprotein subunit alpha/FixB family protein, with product MAEILVLVDHVDGAVRKPTLELLTLARRLGEPSAVFLGPGADRATEVLGRYGAQKIHVVDAPEVDEYLVTPAVDALTQLAERTGPAAVLVPSGPDGKEIAARVALRLGSGLITDAVDVTAGPEGPVTEQSAFAATYQVTARVTQGVPVITVKPNATAPEAAPAEPLVEKQDVTFGPPSQAVRVLSRTPRERGDRPELTEADIVVSGGRGVNGAENFALIERVADALGAAVGASRAAVDAGWYPHSHQVGQTGTQVSPQLYLAAGISGAIQHRAGMQTSKTIVAVNKDADAPIFELADHGVVGDLFAVLPQLVDEIERRRS
- a CDS encoding electron transfer flavoprotein subunit beta/FixA family protein is translated as MKHVPDATADRTFTEDGTTDRASVDSLLSELDEYAVEQALRLAESDADAEISYLTVGPDNARDALRKALAMGGDAAIHVSDEDIEGSDAFGTSLVLARAIERHGFDLVLCGMASTDGTMGVLPALLAERLGVPAVTHLEDLAIEDGTVTGHREGDSATVRIQGALPAVVSVTDRSGDARYPSFKGIMAAKKKPLETFGLADLGIEAAQVGPAGARSAVDTATRRPPRTKGEIVADEGTGGIALAAFLTTKKFI
- a CDS encoding bifunctional acetate--CoA ligase family protein/GNAT family N-acetyltransferase, whose product is MTTPPYPSYPSYPSYPEDLERPGLVRTGRSTFVRPIRPEDADRLVAFVGTLSRATLAYRSLGPVVRARDDVIRRGAHVDYLNELALVALAGDEIAGLVRYVRDPEEPEHAEVTFTIRDDHQSEGFGRLLLEHIAAAARARGIRVLEADVLADNTRMINVFLGSGYRTEAGPPGQIIHFEIAVDPQAQAVARAERREQTAVRRSLKPLLEPRSVAVIGANRDPLTIGHEIVANLLRGGFAGSVFPVNPRAERIAGARAYASVRDLPEPPDLALVALRAEAVPGVVRECAEVGVKAVVVVSTGFGETGVEGRAGELELARFARACGMRLVGPNCMGVVNTTPAARLAATFSPALPTPGRVAMSSQSGPLGLAVLDFARRLRLGFSGFVSVGHAVDVSTDELLQWWEEDPGTSVILLHVETFGDPRRFARVARRVAPRKPIVAVHPGHADSTVSSLFAQSGVIRTRSLQELFDVALLLAHQPPPPGDRVAVITNAGGPAALTVGACAASGLCVPALGERTRQTLRPALAPHADVSNPIDLTPTATAAHYRQALDAALADDGIDAAVVLFMPPLADKPDEVASAILDAAAARPDKPVLASFLGGAGVADLLHRGDLVVPTYTFPEAAATSLGHAAAYQTWRSTPAGVVPDLAGVDAERARTLIAACAPGPVPAAVAAELLASYGIAVHGSEPGPGPDAFLTVRADPVFGPVVAFGLTGDYADLMADVAHRVTPLSDRDAREMVRSLRAAPLLDGRTGGPGVDLAALEETVLRISAMVEDHPEIEALELRPVRLLAPGDGVAVAHATIRLADNTAAGGSS